The following are from one region of the Thermofilum sp. genome:
- the moaA gene encoding GTP 3',8-cyclase MoaA — translation MLTDRYGRPLSNLRVTVTHDCNYSCLFCHREGEPLGGTFTFKPEHFRLMVQAAYSLGVKQVKLTGGEPLLRRDIVEIAEELSSLGKKDLEVSITTNGFFLVENASRLSEAGVSRVNVSLHSLERNTYKLLTGRDSLSKALAGVDAAIDAGLGVKLNFVLTRLNAREVPRLLDFASSKGVNVNLIELIPLGEGHYGFSELYMPVEMVLPHLEKRSVSSGRRELHNRPVYVLDTGVKVEVIANYLNPSFCLGCSRVRFTHDGKLKVCLYRDNPAISVRDVLLSKLPEDEKLEKLEEALIEANSLREPYFRLENGVVKTADGQILGPPREL, via the coding sequence GTGCTTACCGACCGGTACGGAAGGCCTTTAAGCAACCTTCGCGTGACAGTTACGCACGATTGCAACTACTCTTGCTTGTTTTGCCATAGGGAAGGGGAGCCGCTCGGGGGGACCTTCACTTTTAAGCCTGAGCACTTCCGGCTAATGGTGCAGGCAGCTTATTCGCTGGGAGTTAAGCAGGTCAAGTTGACTGGTGGTGAACCGCTGCTGCGCCGCGACATAGTCGAGATCGCTGAAGAGCTGTCTAGTCTGGGGAAGAAAGATCTTGAAGTCTCTATCACGACTAACGGCTTTTTCCTGGTTGAGAATGCTTCAAGGCTGTCTGAGGCAGGCGTTTCTAGAGTTAACGTGAGCCTTCACTCCCTTGAGAGAAATACCTATAAGCTCCTCACGGGGAGGGATAGCCTCTCTAAAGCGCTTGCCGGAGTTGATGCCGCTATTGATGCGGGTCTAGGAGTGAAGCTCAACTTCGTGCTGACCCGGCTCAACGCGAGAGAAGTCCCACGCCTTCTAGACTTTGCATCTTCGAAGGGGGTTAACGTGAATCTTATCGAGCTCATACCGCTAGGAGAGGGGCACTACGGTTTTAGCGAGTTGTACATGCCGGTAGAAATGGTGCTTCCTCACCTCGAGAAGAGGTCTGTTAGCAGCGGGCGCCGCGAACTGCACAACCGCCCTGTCTACGTTCTCGACACGGGTGTAAAGGTGGAGGTTATCGCAAACTACCTGAACCCCAGCTTCTGTCTTGGCTGCAGCAGAGTGAGATTCACTCATGATGGCAAGCTGAAGGTTTGCCTTTACAGAGATAACCCTGCGATCAGCGTGAGAGACGTTCTGCTCTCCAAGCTACCCGAGGATGAAAAGCTCGAGAAACTAGAGGAAGCTTTGATAGAGGCGAACTCTCTTCGCGAACCTTACTTCAGGTTAGAGAACGGTGTCGTGAAAACCGCGGATGGACAGATCCTAGGACCGCCGCGCGAGCTTTAA
- a CDS encoding AAA family ATPase, which yields MPVLLKRVEIEGFRYFAQKVSLELDQGLTVIAGPVGSGKSSLLSAVSYALYGMEPGLRRRFYAKSDLINARRDKARIEVVLKHGDSVLSIMREISREHKEYAKLVLPDGRVVRGSGAVREYVESLLGLDFEEFYRTVHLSFATLLLLAYGTPEARSRVLDRLLGLDSVAGLVKSIPVRRVESELEKLRGLLSAAEENLRKLELQYESTSKELARLRSQRDELLGKLSAIKVELEKLEGAKNEFEKLQASIAEVSQILQKLKQKIGKGGFDEYTLASLADDLKHRLLRAAELLPVPASVKEKLEKVDPASMNLKRVYEALKEAHSAIVDEFDRGLREVEAGKAVEVNECELRLKQVEEMLVNLEVQVREFEDLSERRERILSEVGSEDKLRSEISKLEREYERLKELVLEGRAAGILRRRIVEELRLRGETRCPVCGSELDKSSVEKLEPRIRESAAEQESELRSKEEKIQRLKRVLSELQEIKARLIELEEPVSRYEELESLREKLSKECEEVREELERARQEYKAIEFQLSRAGNLLLQLREGVEKLDAAREIESLEKTLEDKRLQLEQLLPQKRRYDELERQFRDLREQLRGIEAKIEALESMPLKQQLEEAEREYRELSENLKRVENLRKNLLAVRKAMLRALADLREERVRKISDTMNLLLKSIYPYSDIEEVKLEVEEVRGLRSTFKVAVKVGGEWTPFTARLSDGQKTVVILALLTSIFKLLPHNVGFMLLDEPLPNVDERVKLTYMQNIFKTAGVDQVVITTQAERLAEALPEARVVRTMELVSSAGQAP from the coding sequence GTGCCGGTGCTGCTGAAGAGGGTGGAGATTGAGGGATTCAGGTACTTCGCCCAGAAAGTTTCACTCGAGCTAGACCAGGGGTTAACTGTAATAGCTGGACCCGTAGGCTCGGGTAAGAGCAGCCTTCTCTCCGCGGTGTCCTACGCGCTTTACGGGATGGAGCCGGGGCTGCGGAGAAGATTTTACGCTAAGAGCGATCTTATCAATGCGAGAAGAGATAAAGCGCGCATAGAGGTAGTGCTGAAGCACGGGGATAGCGTTCTCAGCATAATGCGAGAGATCTCCAGGGAGCATAAGGAGTACGCGAAACTGGTTCTGCCCGACGGGCGGGTAGTTAGAGGTAGCGGTGCGGTCAGGGAGTACGTGGAGAGTTTACTGGGGTTAGATTTCGAGGAGTTCTACCGGACTGTGCACCTAAGTTTCGCCACCCTTCTTCTACTCGCCTACGGAACACCTGAAGCCAGGAGCAGGGTCCTCGATCGCTTGCTGGGTCTAGACTCCGTGGCAGGGCTCGTGAAAAGCATTCCAGTAAGGCGGGTGGAGTCCGAGCTGGAAAAGTTGAGAGGCTTGCTTTCCGCAGCTGAAGAGAACTTGCGCAAGCTGGAGCTGCAGTACGAGTCCACGTCCAAGGAACTCGCCAGGCTTAGATCTCAACGTGATGAGCTGCTCGGCAAGCTGTCAGCGATAAAGGTTGAGTTGGAAAAACTTGAGGGTGCTAAGAATGAGTTTGAAAAGCTTCAGGCATCAATCGCTGAGGTTTCGCAGATACTCCAGAAGTTGAAGCAAAAGATTGGGAAGGGGGGTTTCGACGAGTACACACTCGCGTCTCTAGCCGATGATTTAAAGCACAGGCTCCTGAGGGCTGCTGAGCTTCTTCCTGTGCCTGCCTCCGTTAAGGAGAAGCTTGAGAAAGTTGATCCAGCGAGCATGAACCTGAAGCGGGTCTACGAGGCGCTAAAGGAGGCTCACAGCGCGATAGTCGACGAGTTTGATAGAGGGCTAAGAGAGGTGGAGGCCGGGAAGGCTGTCGAGGTAAACGAGTGTGAGCTCAGGTTAAAGCAAGTCGAAGAGATGCTGGTGAACCTCGAGGTACAGGTTCGGGAGTTTGAGGACCTGAGCGAGCGGCGTGAGAGAATTCTTTCGGAGGTAGGGTCCGAAGACAAGCTGCGCTCCGAGATTTCAAAGCTCGAGAGAGAGTACGAGAGGCTTAAGGAATTAGTACTCGAGGGCAGAGCCGCCGGTATCCTGCGGAGACGAATTGTGGAGGAACTTAGACTTAGAGGCGAAACCCGGTGCCCTGTCTGTGGCAGCGAGCTCGATAAAAGCTCGGTAGAGAAGCTTGAGCCGCGGATCAGGGAATCTGCTGCAGAGCAGGAGTCCGAGCTGAGATCTAAGGAGGAGAAGATCCAGCGATTGAAGAGAGTCTTATCGGAGCTGCAGGAGATCAAGGCTAGGCTTATCGAGCTGGAGGAGCCTGTCAGCAGGTACGAGGAGCTCGAGAGCTTGAGGGAGAAGTTGAGTAAGGAGTGCGAGGAAGTCAGAGAAGAGCTTGAGAGAGCTAGACAAGAGTACAAAGCCATCGAATTTCAGTTGAGCAGGGCTGGCAACCTGCTTCTTCAACTGCGAGAAGGTGTCGAGAAGCTTGACGCCGCAAGGGAGATCGAGAGCCTCGAGAAGACACTAGAGGACAAGCGGCTGCAGCTCGAGCAGCTGCTTCCGCAGAAGCGCAGGTATGATGAGCTGGAGAGGCAGTTCAGGGATCTGAGGGAACAGTTGAGAGGTATCGAAGCCAAGATCGAAGCGCTGGAGAGCATGCCGCTAAAGCAGCAGCTTGAGGAAGCTGAGCGCGAGTACCGCGAGCTAAGCGAGAATCTCAAGAGGGTTGAAAACCTCCGGAAGAATCTCTTAGCGGTTCGGAAGGCTATGCTGAGGGCGCTGGCCGACCTCCGCGAGGAGAGAGTAAGGAAAATAAGCGACACCATGAATCTTCTCCTGAAGTCGATATACCCTTACTCGGATATTGAGGAGGTGAAGCTAGAAGTCGAGGAGGTTCGAGGCCTGAGAAGCACCTTCAAAGTTGCAGTGAAAGTCGGCGGTGAGTGGACACCCTTTACTGCGCGGCTGAGTGATGGGCAGAAAACAGTAGTTATCTTAGCCTTATTGACGTCGATCTTCAAGCTTCTACCTCACAATGTTGGTTTCATGCTGCTAGACGAACCACTACCTAACGTAGACGAGAGAGTTAAGCTCACCTACATGCAGAATATCTTCAAAACCGCCGGCGTCGACCAAGTCGTAATAACTACTCAGGCTGAGAGACTGGCAGAAGCTCTCCCAGAGGCGCGTGTGGTGAGAACGATGGAGCTCGTCTCTTCCGCAGGCCAGGCGCCCTGA
- a CDS encoding cren protein translates to MTAEHASLTEQMGRVIPLKLRALGDLARLVGSTMTMGHPSYLIHFAEQGKHVYGVFIVFRDYYRLYGVPMFYYVISEKELPGNYLLYRSDESGEYVEVSKGIKPGYVAVPIVNLREKPQLLDRLEVEAE, encoded by the coding sequence GTGACAGCGGAACATGCAAGCCTGACGGAGCAGATGGGGCGCGTGATCCCCCTGAAGCTGAGGGCTCTGGGTGACCTGGCCAGACTTGTCGGCAGCACGATGACTATGGGCCACCCCTCCTACTTGATTCACTTTGCAGAGCAGGGGAAGCACGTGTATGGAGTGTTCATAGTTTTCCGCGACTACTACAGGCTCTACGGCGTGCCCATGTTCTACTACGTAATATCGGAGAAAGAGCTGCCGGGGAACTACCTGCTCTATAGATCCGATGAGAGCGGAGAGTACGTTGAGGTTTCAAAGGGTATTAAACCGGGCTACGTCGCAGTACCTATAGTGAATCTGCGAGAGAAACCTCAACTACTGGACCGGCTCGAAGTGGAAGCTGAGTAG
- the albA gene encoding DNA-binding protein Alba, whose translation MSFQEGSVLVGNKSAMNYVLAAVIQFNQGAKRVLIKARGRAISRAVDVAEIVRSRFLKDEVDITNVRIGSEQVGEGDKRRNVSTIEIVLERKK comes from the coding sequence ATGAGCTTTCAGGAAGGCAGCGTACTAGTAGGAAACAAGAGCGCCATGAACTACGTTCTCGCGGCAGTCATACAGTTCAACCAAGGCGCCAAGCGCGTCCTGATTAAAGCGAGAGGCAGGGCCATCTCCAGAGCTGTCGATGTCGCTGAGATTGTGAGGAGCAGGTTCCTCAAGGACGAGGTTGACATAACCAACGTGCGCATCGGCAGCGAGCAGGTCGGCGAAGGCGACAAGCGCAGAAACGTCTCCACCATAGAGATAGTCTTAGAGCGTAAGAAGTAA
- a CDS encoding PINc/VapC family ATPase, translating to MIGIESKVYVPDTSAILSGALREALERGEIAGRLLVPVYYISVFEEQARRGSSSGVAGLRELKLLKETAERLQELVELEYVYESPEVARALRPQDPDIVAKLLAAESDAVLVTADEVSAEAARAMGLRVIFLKKGDKNGFFLERLFDAATMSVHLKEGAPPKAKRGLPGKWSFVELGSAPLTREELEEYVRQILERAGSSPNSFIEYDSPGVTIVQLNEYRIVITKPPFSDGYEITAVRPVAKLSLEDYNLPRKLVERLEQQAEGILIAGAPGMGKTTFAQALAEYYFRKGRIVKTIESPRDMHLPPEITQYSKSYATSEEIHDVLLLSRPDYTFFDEMRDTKDFQLYADLRLAGVGMVGVVHATSPIDAIQRFIGRVELGMIPSIVDTVIFIKNGNVEKVYSLETTVKIPHGLKEEDLARPVVVVRDFLTGEAEYELYVFGERTFVVPIKKHGSRVSMEEYKLKSAVERALQRFIGDGGGYEVKVDSSSSLVVVELSLEQYNYIAGKPRRKLERIVRKFGYELELRPVF from the coding sequence GTGATCGGGATCGAAAGTAAGGTGTATGTTCCAGACACCTCAGCTATACTGAGTGGAGCGCTGCGTGAGGCTCTTGAACGAGGCGAGATAGCCGGTAGGCTTCTCGTCCCTGTGTACTACATCAGCGTTTTCGAGGAGCAGGCCAGAAGGGGCAGCAGCTCGGGCGTTGCCGGCTTGAGAGAGTTAAAGCTTTTGAAAGAGACTGCCGAGCGCTTGCAGGAGCTGGTTGAGCTGGAATACGTCTATGAGTCTCCCGAGGTCGCGAGGGCGCTTCGCCCCCAGGACCCGGACATCGTGGCTAAGCTCCTGGCAGCCGAGAGCGACGCGGTCTTGGTCACCGCTGACGAGGTTTCAGCTGAAGCTGCCCGCGCTATGGGTTTGAGAGTCATTTTTCTCAAGAAAGGTGACAAGAACGGCTTCTTCCTTGAAAGGCTGTTCGACGCTGCAACCATGTCCGTTCACCTCAAGGAGGGAGCGCCGCCTAAAGCTAAGCGAGGTCTCCCAGGAAAGTGGTCCTTTGTCGAGCTAGGGAGCGCGCCGCTCACGCGCGAGGAGCTCGAGGAGTACGTTAGGCAGATTCTTGAAAGAGCAGGCTCTTCACCCAACTCTTTCATCGAGTATGATAGCCCTGGGGTCACCATAGTGCAGCTGAACGAGTACAGGATCGTCATAACGAAGCCGCCCTTCTCCGACGGCTACGAGATAACTGCTGTGCGTCCTGTTGCCAAGCTTTCGCTCGAGGACTACAACCTACCTAGGAAGCTTGTGGAACGTTTAGAGCAGCAAGCGGAGGGTATACTCATAGCAGGCGCTCCGGGCATGGGGAAGACTACTTTCGCTCAAGCTCTGGCGGAGTACTACTTCAGGAAGGGTCGAATCGTCAAGACTATCGAGTCCCCGCGCGACATGCACCTACCCCCCGAGATCACGCAATATTCGAAAAGCTACGCTACCTCGGAGGAGATACACGACGTGTTGCTCCTTTCGAGGCCAGACTACACTTTCTTCGATGAAATGCGCGATACAAAAGACTTCCAGCTCTACGCCGATCTGAGGCTCGCGGGCGTCGGGATGGTCGGCGTCGTGCACGCCACAAGCCCGATCGACGCGATCCAGCGCTTTATCGGGAGGGTGGAACTGGGAATGATTCCTTCGATAGTCGATACTGTCATATTCATAAAGAACGGGAACGTCGAGAAGGTGTACTCCCTCGAGACAACCGTCAAGATACCTCACGGCTTAAAGGAGGAGGACCTCGCCAGGCCGGTCGTTGTCGTGAGAGATTTCCTAACCGGTGAGGCTGAGTATGAGTTGTACGTGTTCGGTGAGCGGACGTTCGTGGTCCCGATAAAGAAGCACGGTAGCCGGGTGAGCATGGAGGAGTACAAGCTTAAGAGTGCCGTAGAGCGCGCGCTGCAGAGGTTTATCGGGGATGGAGGAGGCTACGAGGTCAAGGTTGACAGCTCTTCGTCACTAGTAGTGGTCGAGCTCAGCTTGGAGCAGTACAACTACATAGCTGGGAAGCCTAGGCGGAAGCTCGAAAGGATAGTCAGGAAGTTCGGGTACGAGCTGGAGCTGCGCCCCGTCTTCTAG